The Hymenobacter baengnokdamensis genome includes a region encoding these proteins:
- the lepB gene encoding signal peptidase I, translated as MLFRKTDPTAPPKPPKSKSREWVDSLLFAVIAATLIRWATFEAYVIPSPSMEHSLLVGDYLFVSKLHYGPITPQTPLQVPLTHQTVPVFGFKSYSDLIQLPTYRFPGFSSIKRNDVVVFHVPHEQQYPADLRTNYIKRCIAIAGDTIEIRNGQVFLNGKPGAIGGQPQTDYFMEVETPNDEVRQALHDQGVVDYTKPDGIPVAGTLEETGKLGYIISCQASVAEYFRKQSYVKSLTVYSPLRQPLFPDVADYPVSGAMSAVQRKWQLDNFGPLPVPKKGQTIALTPANAAIYYKIVSQYEHNQGISWQDGMIQQNGRPLTSYTIKQNYYWMMGDNRHNSEDSRFWGFVPEDHVVGKAVLIWLSLDPFGDLAHKVRWNRLFHTID; from the coding sequence ATGCTTTTTCGCAAAACTGACCCTACCGCTCCTCCCAAGCCTCCCAAGAGCAAAAGCCGCGAGTGGGTCGATTCGCTGCTGTTTGCGGTTATCGCGGCCACGCTTATTCGCTGGGCCACGTTTGAGGCCTACGTTATTCCGTCGCCGAGTATGGAGCACTCGCTGCTGGTGGGCGACTACCTGTTTGTGAGCAAGCTGCACTACGGCCCCATTACGCCCCAAACGCCGCTGCAAGTGCCGCTTACGCACCAGACGGTGCCCGTATTTGGCTTCAAAAGCTACTCTGACCTCATTCAGCTGCCCACCTATCGCTTTCCCGGCTTCAGCTCCATCAAGCGCAACGACGTGGTGGTGTTTCACGTGCCGCACGAGCAGCAGTATCCGGCCGACCTGCGCACCAACTACATCAAGCGCTGCATCGCCATCGCGGGCGATACCATCGAGATTCGCAACGGCCAGGTGTTTCTCAATGGCAAGCCCGGCGCCATTGGCGGCCAGCCGCAGACCGATTACTTTATGGAGGTTGAAACGCCTAACGATGAGGTGCGCCAGGCCCTGCACGACCAGGGCGTGGTAGACTATACCAAGCCCGACGGCATTCCAGTGGCCGGCACCCTGGAAGAAACCGGCAAGCTGGGCTATATCATCAGCTGCCAGGCCAGCGTGGCCGAGTATTTCCGCAAGCAGTCCTACGTAAAGTCGCTCACTGTTTACAGCCCGCTGCGCCAGCCTTTGTTCCCCGATGTGGCCGATTATCCGGTGTCGGGGGCCATGAGCGCCGTGCAGCGCAAGTGGCAGCTCGATAACTTCGGTCCGCTGCCGGTGCCGAAAAAAGGCCAGACCATTGCTCTGACGCCGGCCAACGCCGCTATTTACTACAAAATCGTGAGCCAGTATGAGCATAATCAGGGCATCAGCTGGCAGGATGGCATGATTCAGCAAAACGGCCGGCCGCTCACCAGCTATACCATTAAGCAGAACTACTACTGGATGATGGGCGACAACCGCCACAACTCCGAAGACTCGCGCTTCTGGGGCTTTGTGCCCGAAGACCACGTGGTGGGCAAGGCCGTGCTTATCTGGCTCTCGCTCGACCCCTTCGGCGACCTGGCCCACAAAGTGCGCTGGAACCGCCTGTTTCATACCATAGACTAA
- the dapB gene encoding 4-hydroxy-tetrahydrodipicolinate reductase, translated as MKILLIGYGKMGQTIAALAAGRGHEIAGIVDHQSSTQHIEDFTPAQVDVAIEFTNPEAAFANVAACLRQGLPVVCGSTGWLHHFDEARQLTAQTNGALFYASNYSVGVNLFFHFNEYIAAKMNQFAAGYDVQVTEIHHVHKVDQPSGTALTAAEGILANFPAKTTWRNAPAQAPHELAVLSERQCEVVGTHEVRYISTADTIELRHEAHSREGFALGALLAAEWLPGRHGVFGMKELLGL; from the coding sequence ATGAAAATTCTTCTTATCGGCTACGGCAAAATGGGCCAGACGATAGCCGCGCTGGCCGCCGGCCGGGGCCACGAAATAGCGGGCATTGTCGACCACCAGTCGTCGACGCAGCACATCGAAGATTTCACGCCGGCTCAGGTCGACGTGGCCATCGAGTTTACAAACCCCGAGGCGGCCTTTGCCAACGTGGCGGCCTGCCTGCGCCAGGGCCTGCCGGTGGTGTGCGGCTCTACGGGCTGGCTGCATCACTTTGACGAGGCCAGGCAGCTGACGGCCCAAACCAACGGCGCCCTGTTTTACGCCTCCAACTACAGCGTAGGCGTGAACCTGTTTTTTCACTTCAACGAGTATATCGCGGCCAAGATGAACCAGTTTGCGGCCGGCTACGACGTACAGGTAACTGAGATTCACCACGTTCATAAGGTTGACCAGCCCAGCGGCACCGCCCTCACGGCCGCCGAAGGCATTCTGGCCAACTTCCCGGCCAAAACTACCTGGCGCAATGCCCCGGCCCAAGCGCCCCACGAGCTGGCGGTGCTCAGCGAGCGGCAGTGCGAGGTAGTCGGCACCCACGAAGTTCGCTATATATCAACTGCCGATACGATTGAGCTGCGCCACGAGGCTCACTCGCGCGAGGGCTTTGCGCTGGGCGCGCTGCTGGCGGCCGAGTGGCTGCCCGGCCGCCACGGGGTGTTTGGCATGAAGGAATTGCTGGGCTTGTAA
- a CDS encoding DUF5683 domain-containing protein: MKNYLLSALGGGRGAGWALGLLLLLAGVHPARAQFPTATNPQGINPAAPVVVRPDTATVRKVSKKEKRAQAAADSAKRTERLFGLHVTRPQKAGLLALVPGAGQIYNHKYWKLPIVYGMVGGLGYWVSYQARYYGYYKYAYYHTATEIQNASTQIPDVTLRGQLAAAPSTTIYNSLVFSRRYLDLSILLSALGYSLQILDAVVDAHLYDFDVSDNLSLNMQPALLPIPGQLVPATGLALTLRVK, encoded by the coding sequence ATGAAAAACTATTTACTTTCCGCCCTGGGAGGCGGTCGGGGCGCGGGGTGGGCGCTGGGGCTGCTGCTTTTGCTGGCCGGCGTACACCCGGCGCGGGCGCAGTTCCCAACCGCTACCAATCCGCAGGGCATTAACCCCGCCGCGCCGGTAGTGGTGCGCCCCGACACGGCTACCGTGCGCAAGGTCAGTAAAAAAGAAAAGCGGGCGCAGGCCGCGGCCGACTCGGCCAAACGCACCGAGCGGCTGTTTGGGCTGCACGTAACGCGGCCCCAGAAGGCCGGCCTGCTGGCGCTGGTGCCCGGCGCGGGACAGATTTACAACCACAAGTACTGGAAGCTGCCCATTGTGTATGGCATGGTGGGCGGGCTGGGCTACTGGGTGTCGTACCAGGCCCGCTATTATGGGTACTATAAGTATGCGTATTATCACACTGCTACGGAAATACAGAATGCCAGTACGCAGATACCCGATGTTACGCTCCGCGGCCAACTGGCCGCCGCTCCTTCTACTACTATTTACAACAGCCTGGTTTTTTCGCGGCGCTACCTCGACTTGTCTATCCTATTGAGCGCGCTGGGCTACTCGCTGCAAATTCTGGATGCGGTGGTTGATGCGCACCTCTACGATTTTGATGTGAGCGACAACCTCTCGCTGAACATGCAACCGGCCTTGCTGCCGATACCCGGCCAGCTCGTGCCCGCCACCGGCCTGGCCCTGACGCTCCGCGTGAAATAA
- a CDS encoding ParB/RepB/Spo0J family partition protein — MSVEKNEEKIQAALSANPGVAGAAKRKIGGLGRGLNALIEGSYEHKGDREQRLVPHPVNSVGQIPVGQIEANPYQPRSHFDQEALAELADSIKIQGIIQPVTVRQLGTNSFQLISGERRLQASKLAGLETIPAYIRKADDQQMLEMALIENIQRENLNAIEIALSYQRLLSECQLRQEDLGERVGKNRSTVTNYLRLLKLPPSIQIGLRDSVIGMGHARALINIEDPQQQVDLFRRIVAEDLSVRRVEEIVRNGFGRPVGSPAAARTQPTPVVPVAELRRTERQLTDHFGSKVQLRPGAQGRGEIKISFDSVEDMQRILHILQPA; from the coding sequence ATGTCTGTAGAGAAGAACGAAGAGAAAATCCAGGCTGCCCTGAGCGCTAACCCTGGCGTGGCCGGCGCGGCCAAGCGCAAAATTGGCGGTCTGGGCCGGGGCCTCAACGCGCTGATTGAGGGCAGCTACGAGCACAAAGGCGACCGCGAGCAGCGCCTGGTGCCCCACCCCGTCAACTCGGTGGGCCAGATTCCGGTGGGCCAGATTGAGGCCAACCCCTACCAGCCGCGCTCGCACTTCGACCAGGAGGCGCTGGCCGAGCTGGCCGACAGCATCAAGATTCAGGGCATCATTCAGCCCGTGACGGTGCGCCAGCTGGGCACCAACTCCTTCCAGCTCATTTCGGGCGAGCGCCGCCTGCAAGCCAGCAAGCTGGCCGGCCTGGAGACGATTCCGGCCTACATCCGCAAGGCCGACGACCAGCAGATGCTGGAAATGGCGCTGATTGAAAACATTCAGCGCGAAAACCTGAACGCGATTGAAATCGCGCTTAGCTACCAGCGCCTGCTCAGCGAATGCCAGCTGCGCCAGGAAGACCTGGGCGAGCGGGTGGGCAAAAACCGCTCGACCGTGACCAACTACCTGCGCCTGCTGAAGCTGCCGCCCAGCATCCAGATTGGCCTGCGCGACTCGGTTATCGGCATGGGCCACGCCCGCGCCCTCATCAACATCGAAGACCCCCAGCAGCAGGTAGACTTATTCCGGCGCATTGTGGCCGAAGACCTGTCAGTGCGGCGCGTGGAAGAGATTGTGCGCAACGGCTTTGGCCGGCCCGTGGGCAGCCCGGCCGCCGCCCGCACGCAGCCCACGCCGGTAGTGCCCGTGGCTGAGCTGCGCCGCACCGAGCGCCAGCTTACCGACCACTTCGGCTCGAAGGTGCAGCTGCGGCCGGGGGCCCAGGGGCGCGGCGAAATCAAGATTTCCTTCGACTCGGTGGAGGATATGCAACGTATTCTGCATATTCTGCAACCTGCGTAG
- a CDS encoding DUF433 domain-containing protein, which produces MLSSAAHPLIGIDPEIRFGRACLVGTRISVNDVLGWLGSGMSVDDIIADFPELTATQIEAACAYAADCGTPYTEIFGREADFRVTYRLFTTEEGGRNTPAYQGIRWDIRYAEEDRSHTWMVYPEFIDPDGFPIPNGPFAPMGRANMFVLNPDLRSVHRQLICLGTRGYFMEGSRRMGVWEVAEVLGLRQELQ; this is translated from the coding sequence ATGCTATCCTCCGCTGCGCATCCACTTATTGGTATTGACCCCGAAATTCGGTTTGGGCGCGCTTGCCTTGTGGGTACTCGCATCAGCGTAAATGACGTGCTGGGCTGGCTGGGCAGCGGCATGAGCGTAGACGATATTATAGCCGATTTTCCCGAGTTGACCGCCACGCAAATCGAAGCTGCTTGCGCCTACGCAGCTGACTGTGGAACCCCGTACACGGAGATTTTTGGTCGAGAAGCCGATTTTCGGGTTACTTACCGCTTATTTACTACCGAAGAAGGAGGCCGCAACACGCCAGCTTATCAGGGCATTCGTTGGGACATCCGTTATGCTGAGGAAGACCGCTCTCATACTTGGATGGTGTATCCAGAATTCATTGACCCCGATGGGTTTCCTATTCCAAACGGACCGTTTGCGCCGATGGGCCGCGCCAATATGTTCGTATTGAACCCCGACTTACGGAGCGTTCACCGCCAGCTTATTTGTCTAGGCACTCGCGGCTACTTCATGGAGGGCAGCAGACGCATGGGCGTTTGGGAAGTAGCCGAAGTGCTCGGGCTGCGCCAGGAGCTACAGTAA
- a CDS encoding ParA family protein → MGKIIAVANQKGGVGKTTSAINLAASLAALDYRTLLVDADPQANATSGVGFDPKDIDNSVYECMVDGIAPQDIILPTNILPHLDLMPSHIDLVGAEVEMINLPNREEKMKEALRPLADQYDFIIIDCSPSLGLITVNALTAAHSVIIPVQCEYFALEGLGKLLNTIKIIQSRLNTNLEIEGILLTMYDVRLRLSNQVVEEVQMHFQQLVFDTIIPRNVKLSESPSFGIPVILHDAESKGAVSYLNLAREIVEKNSVEARPEAAAEDELA, encoded by the coding sequence ATGGGCAAAATTATCGCGGTAGCCAACCAGAAAGGTGGCGTCGGCAAAACCACTTCGGCCATCAACCTGGCTGCCTCGCTGGCGGCGCTCGACTACCGGACCCTGCTCGTTGATGCCGACCCGCAGGCCAACGCTACTTCGGGCGTGGGCTTCGACCCCAAAGATATAGATAATAGTGTATATGAGTGCATGGTAGATGGCATTGCGCCGCAGGATATTATCCTGCCCACCAACATCCTGCCTCACCTCGACCTCATGCCCTCGCACATCGACCTCGTAGGGGCCGAAGTAGAGATGATAAACCTGCCCAACCGCGAAGAGAAAATGAAGGAGGCTCTGCGCCCCCTGGCCGACCAGTACGACTTCATTATCATCGACTGCTCGCCCTCGCTGGGCCTTATTACGGTGAACGCGCTCACGGCCGCGCACTCGGTTATCATTCCGGTACAGTGCGAGTACTTTGCCCTCGAAGGCCTGGGTAAGCTCCTGAATACTATTAAGATAATTCAGAGCCGCCTCAATACCAACCTCGAAATCGAAGGCATCCTGCTTACGATGTACGATGTGCGCCTGCGCCTCAGCAACCAGGTGGTAGAGGAAGTCCAGATGCACTTTCAGCAGCTCGTGTTCGACACCATCATCCCGCGCAACGTCAAGCTGAGCGAGTCGCCGAGCTTCGGCATTCCGGTCATTCTGCACGACGCCGAGAGCAAAGGCGCCGTAAGCTACCTCAACCTGGCCCGCGAAATCGTGGAGAAGAACAGCGTGGAGGCCCGCCCCGAGGCCGCGGCCGAGGATGAGTTGGCGTAA
- a CDS encoding metal-dependent hydrolase → MQLTYFGHASFLLTVGNVRVLFDPFISPNPLAKDINVGAIEADYILVSHGHGDHIADVEAIGKRTGAKVLAIAEIAGYFGAKGLDVIGTNLGGKVVLPFGTVHCVAAAHSSSFPDGSYAGVAMGFVIKTIDNQTLYFAGDTALTYDLKLIKDRHKVDVALLPIGDNYTMGITDALVAADWVGTTEIIGMHYDTFPVIAINHEAALAEAKAAGKNLRLLRIGESITL, encoded by the coding sequence ATGCAGCTTACCTATTTCGGCCACGCCTCCTTCCTGCTCACCGTCGGCAACGTGCGCGTGCTGTTCGACCCTTTTATCAGCCCCAACCCGCTGGCCAAAGACATTAATGTTGGCGCCATCGAGGCCGACTACATCCTGGTTTCGCACGGCCACGGCGACCACATTGCCGACGTGGAGGCCATCGGCAAGCGCACCGGCGCCAAGGTGCTGGCTATTGCCGAGATAGCCGGCTACTTCGGGGCCAAGGGCCTCGACGTGATTGGCACCAACCTGGGTGGCAAAGTAGTGCTGCCCTTCGGCACAGTGCATTGCGTGGCCGCTGCCCACAGCAGCTCGTTCCCCGATGGCTCGTACGCCGGTGTGGCAATGGGTTTCGTTATCAAAACCATTGACAACCAGACGCTTTATTTCGCTGGCGATACAGCCCTGACCTACGACCTCAAGCTCATCAAAGACCGGCACAAGGTAGATGTGGCCCTGCTGCCCATTGGCGATAACTACACCATGGGCATCACCGATGCGCTGGTAGCCGCCGACTGGGTGGGCACTACCGAGATTATCGGCATGCACTACGATACCTTCCCCGTTATCGCCATCAACCACGAGGCGGCGCTGGCCGAGGCTAAAGCCGCTGGCAAAAACCTGCGCCTGCTGCGCATCGGCGAGAGCATTACGCTGTAA
- a CDS encoding ABC transporter substrate-binding protein, translated as MRFRWLTGFILGASALLLAACSGAGLSAADERRVFRYNQPEALSSLDPAFARNQANSWAVAQLYNGLLALDSTLQPAPALARRYSISPDGKTYTFTLRRGVRFHDSEAFAGGRGREVTARDFVYSFRRLFDAATASPGGWIFRGKVLEKAGGEPSDTCFVAANDSTLRIHLRAPFIPFLSILTMPYAYVVPHEAVTRYGKDFREHPVGTGPFQFKVWDEGNVLLLHRNPMYWRRDARGQTLPYLDAVAISFIADRKTEFLTFLQGKLDFLSGIREGSRDLILNADGSVRADFKGRFNLQKAPYLNTEYLGFQLDSARLTGEQAQQGRALRDVRVRQALSYAINRPELLAYVLNHVGRPGESGFVPAALPSFSPVQVPGYTFKPQKARELLAAAGYGPARPLQLRLSTVAERKAVAEYLQKNWADVGIQVQIDINQSAAQQELVDNGRTAFFSKSWLGDYPDAENYLALFYSPNFSPAGPDKTHYKSAEYDQLYARAIREQEAARRTALYQQMDRLVVRDAPVVSLYYDEVIRLTQRNVRGLTPNPMNQLLLEQVRKL; from the coding sequence TTGCGTTTTCGCTGGCTGACCGGCTTTATCCTCGGGGCCAGTGCCTTGCTGCTGGCTGCGTGCTCTGGCGCCGGGCTTTCGGCCGCCGACGAGCGCCGCGTATTTCGCTACAATCAGCCCGAAGCGCTCAGCTCGCTCGACCCGGCATTTGCCCGCAACCAGGCCAATAGCTGGGCCGTGGCGCAGCTCTACAACGGCCTGCTCGCCCTCGACTCGACCTTGCAGCCCGCTCCGGCGCTGGCGCGGCGCTACAGCATTTCGCCCGATGGTAAAACCTACACCTTTACGCTACGGCGCGGGGTGCGCTTTCACGATAGTGAGGCGTTTGCCGGCGGGCGCGGCCGGGAGGTAACAGCCCGCGATTTTGTCTATTCTTTCCGGCGGTTATTTGATGCCGCAACTGCTTCGCCGGGCGGCTGGATTTTTCGGGGTAAGGTGCTCGAAAAAGCCGGCGGCGAGCCCAGCGACACCTGCTTCGTGGCCGCCAACGACTCGACGCTGCGTATTCACCTGCGGGCGCCGTTTATTCCGTTTCTGAGTATATTAACAATGCCCTATGCCTATGTGGTGCCGCACGAAGCGGTGACGCGCTACGGCAAGGACTTTCGCGAGCACCCGGTGGGCACCGGGCCGTTCCAATTTAAGGTGTGGGACGAGGGCAATGTGCTGCTGTTGCACCGCAACCCTATGTACTGGCGACGCGACGCTAGGGGCCAAACATTGCCCTACCTGGATGCCGTGGCCATCAGCTTTATCGCGGACCGCAAGACCGAGTTTCTGACCTTTTTGCAAGGCAAGCTTGATTTTCTAAGCGGCATCCGCGAAGGCTCGCGCGACTTGATTCTCAATGCCGATGGCTCGGTGCGGGCCGATTTTAAGGGGCGTTTCAACCTGCAAAAAGCGCCTTATCTGAATACCGAGTACCTGGGCTTTCAGCTCGACTCGGCCAGGCTTACCGGCGAGCAGGCGCAGCAGGGCCGCGCCCTGCGCGACGTGCGCGTGCGCCAGGCGCTGAGCTACGCTATCAACCGGCCCGAACTGCTGGCCTATGTGCTCAACCACGTAGGGCGGCCCGGCGAGTCGGGCTTTGTGCCGGCCGCGCTGCCTTCGTTTTCGCCGGTGCAGGTGCCGGGCTACACATTTAAGCCCCAAAAGGCCCGCGAGCTGCTGGCGGCGGCCGGCTACGGCCCGGCCCGGCCCTTGCAGCTGCGCCTGAGCACGGTGGCCGAGCGCAAGGCCGTAGCCGAATATCTCCAGAAAAACTGGGCCGACGTGGGCATTCAGGTGCAGATTGACATCAACCAGTCGGCCGCCCAGCAGGAGCTGGTGGACAATGGCCGTACGGCCTTTTTCAGCAAAAGCTGGCTGGGCGACTACCCCGACGCGGAGAATTACCTGGCCTTGTTCTACTCGCCCAACTTCAGCCCCGCCGGCCCCGATAAAACGCATTATAAGTCGGCGGAGTACGACCAGCTTTATGCCCGCGCCATTCGGGAGCAGGAGGCGGCCCGGCGCACCGCGCTCTACCAACAGATGGACCGCCTGGTAGTGCGCGACGCACCGGTAGTTTCGCTGTATTACGATGAGGTAATCCGCCTCACGCAGCGCAATGTGCGCGGCCTCACGCCCAATCCCATGAACCAGCTGCTGCTGGAGCAGGTGCGAAAATTGTAG
- a CDS encoding DUF6438 domain-containing protein, whose product MRFLLWLLAISLALPACAQKKLPRKSKSTATAAPARQAEPVLILQRTPCYGTCPVYTATIFADGRVEYDGQRFVKLLGKHTLSLPVATINEMLAEARRVEFTKFQERYVGNTNDLPASIITVHPVGQPLHAVYAEEGIPASLQGYINYVQARVDPLTNSGLEK is encoded by the coding sequence ATGCGCTTTTTGCTTTGGTTACTCGCGATTTCGCTGGCCCTGCCAGCTTGTGCTCAGAAGAAGCTGCCGCGCAAGTCCAAATCCACGGCTACGGCGGCCCCGGCCCGGCAGGCCGAGCCAGTGCTCATTTTGCAGCGCACCCCCTGCTACGGCACCTGCCCGGTTTATACGGCTACCATCTTTGCCGATGGCCGGGTCGAGTACGATGGCCAGCGCTTTGTAAAGCTGCTGGGCAAGCACACGCTGAGCCTGCCCGTGGCGACCATCAACGAGATGCTGGCCGAGGCCAGGCGGGTTGAGTTCACGAAGTTTCAGGAACGCTACGTAGGCAACACCAACGACCTGCCGGCCAGCATTATCACGGTGCATCCGGTGGGCCAGCCCCTGCACGCAGTATATGCCGAAGAAGGTATTCCGGCCAGCTTGCAGGGCTATATAAACTACGTCCAGGCCCGCGTCGACCCGCTGACCAACAGCGGCTTGGAGAAGTAA
- the yidC gene encoding membrane protein insertase YidC produces MDRNQATGLFLISALLLVYLFFFSPKAEDKAKTQVTTTTTAAPSTTPAVAPVLVAPLDSAAGPVRSIELKNPELTLTFSTQGGRVAAVRLNNYKTFFGKPLDLFDAQSARYNTRLRTLDGHAVEFAGLNFAASAPQPTADGGQQLAFTAPVGGGTVTQTYTLPKSGYEVKYNLKLSGVAVAQEPLTFSFVDNVRQTEQDLKQNRNHSTINHYLASNDPGSLAEASEKPEEMKIATPIKWAADKHDFFVAGFIADSQPFTSGQFNSTVNLADSTFIKTLSTTLTLPVADVTSAAGGQYRFFFGPNQFNLLKAVAPNFDRNVYLGWGIFRYVNRYVVIPVFNFLQQYISSYGIIILLLVIIIKLVTWPLTYKTYESQARMKVLKPELDEIKAKHPDDQVKTQQETMKLYNQFGVSPLSGCVPTLLTLPILFAMFQFFPNAIELRQQPFLWAHDLSTYDNLIKLPFTLPYLGNHISIFTVLMTISTLFMTYQSNQMNTAAMQGPMKFYSYLMPLVFFFVLNSFAAGLTWYYLVSNLVTLGQQALTRSFVNDDKIRAQLEANKVKNKDKKPGGFQARLAEAMKTAQEREAQAKKTPGKA; encoded by the coding sequence ATGGACCGCAATCAAGCGACTGGCCTGTTCCTCATCTCGGCCTTGCTCCTGGTGTATCTGTTTTTCTTCTCGCCGAAGGCGGAGGACAAAGCTAAAACCCAGGTTACCACTACCACTACGGCCGCCCCGTCTACGACGCCGGCCGTGGCGCCCGTGCTCGTGGCGCCGCTCGACTCGGCGGCCGGCCCGGTGCGCAGCATCGAGCTGAAAAACCCGGAGCTGACGCTCACCTTCTCGACCCAGGGCGGCCGGGTGGCGGCCGTGCGCCTGAACAACTACAAGACGTTCTTCGGCAAGCCGCTCGACCTTTTCGACGCCCAGAGCGCCCGCTACAACACCCGGCTGCGCACCCTCGACGGCCACGCGGTGGAGTTTGCCGGGCTCAACTTCGCGGCCAGCGCCCCGCAGCCTACCGCCGACGGCGGCCAGCAGCTGGCCTTTACCGCACCGGTGGGCGGCGGCACCGTGACGCAGACTTACACGCTGCCCAAGTCGGGCTACGAGGTGAAGTACAACCTGAAGCTCAGCGGCGTGGCCGTGGCGCAGGAGCCGCTCACGTTCAGCTTCGTGGATAACGTGCGCCAGACCGAGCAGGACCTCAAGCAGAACCGCAACCACTCGACCATCAACCACTACCTGGCCAGCAACGACCCCGGCAGTCTGGCCGAGGCCAGCGAAAAGCCGGAGGAGATGAAAATTGCTACGCCCATCAAATGGGCGGCCGATAAGCACGACTTCTTTGTGGCCGGCTTTATCGCCGACTCGCAGCCCTTCACCAGCGGGCAATTCAACTCGACGGTAAACCTGGCCGACTCCACGTTTATCAAAACGCTGAGCACCACGCTTACCCTGCCGGTAGCCGACGTGACGAGCGCGGCTGGCGGCCAGTACCGCTTCTTTTTCGGCCCTAATCAGTTCAACCTGCTGAAGGCAGTAGCCCCGAACTTTGACCGCAACGTGTACCTGGGCTGGGGCATCTTCCGCTACGTCAACCGCTACGTAGTGATTCCGGTATTCAACTTTTTGCAGCAGTATATCAGCTCGTACGGCATTATTATCCTCCTGCTGGTAATTATTATCAAGCTCGTAACGTGGCCGTTGACCTACAAAACCTACGAAAGCCAGGCCCGCATGAAAGTGCTCAAGCCCGAGCTGGACGAGATTAAGGCCAAGCACCCCGACGACCAGGTGAAAACCCAGCAGGAGACGATGAAGCTCTACAACCAGTTTGGGGTGTCGCCGCTCAGCGGCTGCGTGCCCACGCTGCTTACGCTGCCGATTCTGTTTGCCATGTTCCAGTTCTTCCCCAATGCGATTGAGCTGCGCCAGCAGCCCTTCCTGTGGGCCCACGACCTGAGCACCTACGACAACCTTATCAAGCTGCCGTTTACGCTGCCTTACCTGGGCAATCATATCAGCATTTTCACGGTGCTGATGACGATTTCAACGCTCTTTATGACCTACCAGAGCAACCAGATGAACACGGCGGCCATGCAGGGCCCGATGAAGTTTTACAGCTATCTCATGCCGCTGGTTTTCTTCTTTGTGCTCAACAGCTTCGCCGCCGGCCTGACGTGGTATTACCTGGTTTCCAACCTTGTCACGCTGGGCCAGCAGGCCCTGACCCGCTCCTTCGTCAACGACGATAAGATTCGCGCCCAGCTCGAAGCCAACAAGGTGAAAAACAAGGATAAAAAGCCCGGCGGCTTCCAGGCCCGCCTGGCCGAAGCCATGAAAACTGCCCAGGAGCGCGAGGCGCAGGCAAAAAAGACGCCCGGCAAAGCATAG